In Nocardia sp. NBC_00403, one DNA window encodes the following:
- a CDS encoding phage tail tip lysozyme, whose amino-acid sequence MTGERYDVMPLKHPDGSSEALRFFIDWGGRAIEASLEVLGSGNTTVPDFSKRLEGDGKVVDLDEDNGSVMVKNLGELGKTVTAAKDAIHVSDKGVDTSAFATSGIAGSAFADIQDYVEALKKALNDAPAPVQDPPTKDNPNPPKYLTAKAEVDLMSAVGGAVHKTHDKVEDAQEKIKQHAAGIGGSAPSDSGRGIPASGGWGGSGGYGGSGTASPASYNGSGTPKPIDAGQQATAEEIYQYLRGKPYFLTHNEAVAILGNMLTESSFNTGAVNKGEGAIGLIQWEGGRDDGLHAFAGDQWLDWHKQVDYMMHESVTSEKDSWAIFRSNAAISPEKGAEAFAHYYERCAKESWDERAANAGVFKNSIPNVSIAV is encoded by the coding sequence ATGACCGGCGAGCGTTACGATGTCATGCCCCTGAAGCATCCCGATGGGTCGTCGGAAGCGCTGCGGTTCTTCATCGATTGGGGCGGGAGGGCGATCGAGGCCTCACTGGAGGTGCTCGGTTCGGGGAACACCACGGTTCCCGATTTCTCGAAGCGATTGGAAGGCGACGGTAAGGTCGTCGACCTCGACGAGGATAACGGCAGCGTGATGGTCAAGAATCTTGGTGAGTTGGGGAAGACGGTCACCGCCGCCAAAGACGCGATACATGTCAGCGATAAAGGCGTAGACACCTCTGCCTTTGCGACATCCGGAATCGCAGGGAGCGCGTTCGCCGACATCCAGGATTATGTCGAGGCACTCAAGAAAGCGTTGAACGATGCACCTGCTCCGGTTCAGGATCCCCCGACAAAGGACAATCCGAACCCTCCGAAGTATCTGACGGCGAAGGCCGAGGTAGACCTCATGTCGGCCGTGGGCGGGGCTGTCCACAAGACCCATGACAAGGTCGAGGATGCCCAGGAGAAGATCAAGCAACATGCTGCCGGTATCGGCGGCTCCGCTCCCTCCGATAGTGGGAGGGGCATTCCGGCATCTGGTGGCTGGGGCGGCTCTGGTGGCTATGGTGGCTCCGGCACAGCTAGTCCGGCCTCGTACAACGGTTCCGGGACCCCCAAGCCGATAGACGCCGGCCAGCAGGCGACCGCAGAGGAAATCTATCAATACCTCAGGGGTAAGCCATACTTCCTGACGCACAATGAAGCGGTTGCCATTCTTGGTAATATGCTGACCGAATCCAGCTTCAACACCGGCGCTGTAAATAAGGGTGAAGGTGCCATAGGCCTGATCCAGTGGGAAGGGGGCAGAGACGACGGGCTGCACGCTTTCGCGGGCGATCAATGGCTCGACTGGCATAAGCAAGTTGATTACATGATGCATGAATCTGTAACCTCCGAAAAAGATAGCTGGGCGATATTCAGAAGTAACGCCGCAATATCGCCTGAGAAAGGCGCTGAGGCTTTCGCTCATTACTACGAAAGATGCGCCAAGGAGAGTTGGGATGAGCGTGCGGCCAACGCGGGCGTCTTTAAGAACTCAATTCCGAACGTCTCTATTGCGGTGTAG
- a CDS encoding MarR family winged helix-turn-helix transcriptional regulator gives MKDLSARLGADVSNTAATVDRLESQGLVRKEPHPTDRRARIVTLTATATAYSANSNQSAFGKVPPLETFDPRQRHELYAYRSAQPRPDRHRPDGNDRRMWHSAASGLGRERQLRGAIDRRYSGFSLLVPSK, from the coding sequence GTGAAAGACCTGTCGGCCCGCTTGGGCGCCGATGTCTCCAACACGGCCGCCACGGTCGATCGGCTCGAGTCACAGGGCCTGGTCCGCAAGGAACCCCACCCCACCGACCGGCGCGCCCGGATAGTGACCCTCACCGCAACGGCCACCGCATACTCGGCAAACTCGAACCAGTCCGCGTTCGGCAAAGTCCCCCCGCTCGAGACCTTCGACCCCCGACAACGGCACGAGCTGTACGCCTACCGAAGCGCGCAACCTCGACCTGACCGGCACCGACCAGACGGAAACGACCGCAGGATGTGGCACTCGGCAGCGTCTGGACTCGGTCGAGAGCGGCAACTTCGAGGGGCGATCGATCGGAGATATTCTGGTTTCAGTTTGCTTGTCCCGTCCAAGTGA
- the sepX gene encoding divisome protein SepX/GlpR has translation MPNSILWIGLVILWVFVLFPILADRHPRIRQTTDAALATRVLHRGDSKRRPKSGPAAGHDSDPDYRPTRVQRKHPHSDDAEDRMTTPADEPVTDIDDEQSLRSETLELEGGTPRESRSAASDSDIAIAEAEAEADIDELDDELDDRANELGAAEAEFDDAEPESDGVDGEFHTESGSIDIAAAGIAANAGAAVDDDLVADERTDPAARIPPARSAAPAQYLDTDDDTESDSADPDFVPTRRGRGGFDPEADAIARAARYTFRQRAVLGLLLSAVMFGGLGIAVASLFWWACGLSAVVLVTYLAYLRKQVRMEEEIRRRRAARLGRGREQAEHVPHHTEKQARQQAMDRDTARALRRRSARLETDDEDPMFEHLETFDAAIARAVRNRTGDMRRASGA, from the coding sequence ATGCCGAATTCAATTCTGTGGATCGGCCTCGTCATTCTCTGGGTCTTCGTCCTGTTTCCGATACTCGCCGACCGGCACCCGAGAATCCGGCAGACGACCGACGCGGCGCTGGCGACCCGTGTATTGCACCGCGGAGATTCCAAGCGGCGCCCGAAAAGTGGACCGGCCGCAGGGCACGACAGTGATCCCGATTATCGGCCGACCCGCGTGCAGAGAAAGCATCCCCATAGTGATGATGCGGAGGACCGGATGACAACACCGGCCGACGAGCCCGTCACCGATATCGACGACGAACAGTCTCTACGAAGCGAAACACTGGAGCTCGAGGGCGGCACCCCTCGTGAATCCCGATCTGCTGCATCCGATTCCGATATCGCTATCGCCGAGGCCGAGGCCGAGGCCGACATCGATGAGCTCGATGACGAGCTCGACGATCGTGCGAACGAACTCGGCGCTGCGGAGGCCGAATTCGATGATGCCGAGCCGGAATCCGATGGCGTCGACGGTGAATTCCATACCGAATCGGGCAGTATCGACATCGCCGCGGCCGGAATCGCTGCGAACGCCGGTGCGGCGGTCGATGATGACCTCGTGGCCGATGAGCGCACCGATCCGGCGGCCCGGATCCCCCCGGCGCGCTCGGCCGCGCCCGCACAGTACCTCGACACCGACGACGACACCGAATCCGATTCGGCCGACCCGGATTTCGTCCCCACCCGGCGCGGCCGCGGCGGCTTCGATCCAGAGGCCGACGCGATCGCCCGCGCGGCCCGCTACACCTTCCGTCAGCGCGCCGTGCTCGGGCTCCTCCTGAGCGCCGTCATGTTCGGCGGCCTCGGCATCGCGGTGGCATCGCTGTTCTGGTGGGCCTGCGGCTTGTCGGCAGTCGTGCTGGTGACCTACCTGGCGTACCTGCGTAAGCAGGTCCGCATGGAAGAGGAGATCCGCCGCCGCAGGGCCGCGCGCCTCGGCCGCGGCCGCGAGCAGGCCGAGCACGTCCCGCACCACACCGAGAAGCAGGCCAGGCAGCAGGCCATGGACCGCGACACCGCCCGCGCCCTGCGCCGCCGCTCCGCCCGGCTCGAGACCGACGACGAAGACCCCATGTTCGAACACCTGGAAACCTTCGACGCCGCCATCGCCCGCGCCGTCCGCAACCGCACCGGCGACATGCGAAGGGCGTCCGGCGCCTAA
- a CDS encoding GNAT family N-acetyltransferase, whose amino-acid sequence MNVFRVTQHPGWPAHLGPLRVAAGQVTLRPVRLRDAAAWSRIRLRDRAHLEPWEPTGRGAWEARNHASNWPSLWSSLKAEARRGAMIPLVIEVDGTFSGQLTIGNIVRGALRSAWIGYWVAKDLGGQGVATAALALGLDHCFGPAGLHRVEATVRPENLASQAVLRNVGFRQEGLLERYLDVDGAWRDHLLVGITVEEVAGTVVDRLVRDGRATLL is encoded by the coding sequence ATGAACGTGTTCCGGGTCACGCAGCATCCCGGATGGCCCGCGCATCTCGGACCGCTGCGCGTCGCGGCGGGTCAGGTGACGTTGCGGCCGGTGCGACTGCGCGACGCCGCAGCGTGGAGCCGGATCCGGCTGCGCGATCGGGCGCACCTGGAGCCGTGGGAGCCGACCGGTCGGGGCGCGTGGGAGGCGCGCAACCATGCGTCGAACTGGCCGTCGCTGTGGTCGAGCCTGAAGGCGGAAGCCCGTCGGGGCGCGATGATTCCGTTGGTCATCGAGGTGGACGGCACCTTCAGCGGCCAGCTGACCATCGGCAATATCGTGCGCGGCGCACTGCGCTCGGCTTGGATCGGCTACTGGGTGGCCAAGGACCTCGGCGGCCAGGGCGTCGCAACCGCCGCCCTCGCCCTCGGCCTCGACCATTGCTTCGGACCCGCCGGACTGCACCGCGTCGAAGCGACCGTCCGCCCGGAGAACCTGGCGAGCCAGGCCGTGCTGCGCAATGTCGGATTCCGCCAGGAAGGTCTGCTCGAGCGGTATCTGGACGTAGATGGAGCTTGGCGCGATCACCTGCTCGTCGGTATCACCGTCGAGGAGGTGGCCGGAACAGTGGTCGACCGCCTGGTCCGCGACGGCCGCGCAACCTTGCTTTGA
- the glp gene encoding molybdotransferase-like divisome protein Glp — protein sequence MRSVEDQQIKVTAAAVAPRPVRVAISEAQGLLCAEDVVTERPLPGFDQAAIDGYAVRSVDVAAAGSDIRNEDGELVDLTLPVVGEVVAGSKQPSRLQPRQTVRVDTGAPLPTLADAVLPLDFTDGGRARIKVYEPVRSGDYVRRIGDDVQPGDVAVRAGTIIGAAQVGLLAAVGQDKVLVHPRPRLSVISVGGELIDIDRTPGPGQVYDVNSYALAAAARDAGADVNRVGIVSADPRRLRDVVEGQLVRSEVVVIAGAIGGWASEQVREALEGLGELEIARVAMHPGSVQGFGRLGRDEVPTFLLPSNPVGALVVFEVMVRPLIRIALGRRHPMRRIIRARTITPISSMAGRKGYLRAQLMRDETTGDYLVQPLGGGAGSSSHLLATLAEANSLIVIDPDDTEIRTGDEVRVAFLAQRG from the coding sequence ATGCGCTCGGTTGAGGATCAGCAGATCAAGGTGACCGCCGCGGCGGTCGCGCCCCGGCCGGTCCGGGTCGCGATTTCCGAGGCCCAGGGCCTGCTGTGTGCCGAGGACGTCGTCACCGAGCGGCCGTTGCCCGGCTTCGATCAGGCCGCCATCGACGGCTACGCGGTGCGCAGTGTCGATGTGGCCGCCGCCGGTTCGGATATCCGCAATGAAGATGGCGAGTTGGTCGATCTCACCTTGCCGGTAGTCGGCGAGGTGGTCGCCGGTTCCAAGCAGCCGAGCAGGCTGCAACCGCGCCAGACCGTTCGGGTCGATACCGGTGCGCCGCTGCCGACTTTGGCGGATGCCGTTCTGCCGCTGGACTTCACCGATGGTGGCCGGGCCAGGATCAAGGTGTACGAGCCGGTGCGTTCCGGCGACTACGTGCGGCGCATCGGCGACGATGTGCAGCCGGGCGACGTCGCGGTGCGCGCGGGAACCATCATCGGTGCGGCGCAGGTCGGACTGCTCGCGGCCGTCGGCCAGGACAAGGTGCTCGTGCATCCGCGGCCCCGGCTCTCGGTGATCTCCGTCGGCGGCGAGCTGATCGACATCGATCGCACGCCCGGCCCCGGCCAGGTCTACGACGTGAACTCCTACGCATTGGCCGCCGCTGCCCGTGACGCGGGCGCCGATGTCAATCGGGTCGGCATCGTGAGCGCAGATCCGCGGCGACTACGCGATGTGGTCGAAGGTCAGCTTGTTCGTTCCGAGGTCGTGGTGATCGCCGGGGCCATCGGCGGCTGGGCGTCCGAACAGGTCAGGGAAGCGCTCGAAGGTCTCGGTGAGTTGGAGATCGCGCGGGTCGCCATGCACCCCGGTTCGGTCCAGGGCTTCGGGCGGCTCGGCCGTGACGAGGTGCCCACCTTCCTACTGCCCTCGAATCCCGTTGGCGCACTAGTGGTTTTCGAGGTGATGGTGCGTCCCTTGATCCGGATCGCGCTTGGGCGCAGGCATCCGATGCGCCGGATCATCCGGGCCAGGACCATCACCCCGATCTCCTCGATGGCCGGACGCAAAGGCTATCTGCGCGCGCAACTCATGCGCGACGAGACCACGGGCGACTACCTCGTCCAACCGCTCGGCGGCGGCGCGGGCTCCTCCTCGCATCTGCTCGCGACGCTGGCCGAGGCCAACAGCCTGATCGTGATCGATCCGGACGACACCGAGATCCGCACCGGTGACGAGGTCCGAGTCGCTTTTCTCGCACAGCGCGGCTGA